In Candidatus Hydrogenedentota bacterium, the following are encoded in one genomic region:
- a CDS encoding DUF1559 domain-containing protein, with product MGRKNGGFTLIELLVVIAIIAILAAILLPALARAREAARRASCANNLKQWGLIYKMYASESPGNKYPALAVEWEGGSWWCVAFGPRVGSVFPDYLTDPKIIFCPSDPVDSVKNIYDESGRLILLEPVRGDGHRGLESIDDSYTYTPYVYDRCGDTDPKRDISSFIQIINFLQLNSVDPNIKEGPAQFIAVLEDLVVKLTPHVIGNKPAALKAEVDNDRSVPDGLGNSGGGTVYRLREGIERFLITDINNPSASARAQSGVYVMWDNVAADVSFFNHVPGGANVLYMDGHVEFVRYPGPPPVNRLAAVFISVFDRG from the coding sequence ATGGGCAGAAAGAACGGCGGGTTTACCCTCATCGAACTGCTGGTGGTCATTGCCATCATCGCGATTTTGGCGGCCATACTGCTGCCCGCGCTGGCGCGTGCCAGGGAGGCCGCGCGGCGGGCGAGCTGCGCGAACAACCTCAAGCAGTGGGGCCTGATTTACAAGATGTACGCTTCCGAGAGTCCGGGCAACAAGTATCCAGCCCTCGCGGTGGAGTGGGAGGGGGGCTCATGGTGGTGCGTCGCGTTCGGCCCCAGGGTGGGCTCCGTGTTCCCGGACTATCTGACGGACCCGAAGATCATTTTCTGCCCGTCCGATCCTGTGGACTCGGTAAAGAACATCTATGACGAAAGCGGCAGGCTCATCCTCCTGGAGCCGGTCAGGGGCGACGGCCACCGGGGACTGGAGTCCATTGACGACAGTTACACCTACACCCCCTACGTGTACGACCGCTGCGGGGACACGGACCCGAAACGGGACATCAGCTCGTTCATCCAGATAATCAACTTTCTCCAGCTCAATTCGGTGGACCCGAACATCAAGGAGGGACCCGCGCAGTTCATCGCCGTGCTGGAGGACCTCGTCGTCAAGCTGACCCCGCACGTCATCGGCAACAAACCGGCCGCGCTGAAGGCGGAGGTGGACAATGACCGGAGCGTGCCGGACGGCCTGGGCAACAGCGGCGGAGGCACGGTCTACCGGCTGCGCGAGGGGATCGAGCGGTTCCTCATCACGGACATCAACAACCCCTCGGCAAGCGCCAGGGCGCAGAGCGGGGTCTACGTGATGTGGGACAACGTCGCCGCCGATGTGTCCTTTTTCAACCATGTGCCGGGCGGCGCCAATGTCCTCTACATGGACGGCCATGTCGAGTTCGTGCGGTATCCCGGCCCGCCGCCCGTCAACCGCCTGGCGGCCGTGTTCATCAGCGTTTTCGACCGGGGATAG